From the genome of Mastacembelus armatus chromosome 21, fMasArm1.2, whole genome shotgun sequence:
TGTGCTTTCCATGTAGCTCCAGTCTATGCAGCAGTGGAAGCAGtctgtggagcagcagctggCCAACATTATTCAGGCTGCCCCCCCAGCTCAGATCTCAACTCCTGGACTATGTAAGGCTCCCCCACCTGTGGCATCCAGCACAACCAACCCAGCCAATACAGATGTCTCTTTCCCAGACTCTGGCTTCCAGTCCACAGCTGATCAGCAGGCAGCACAAGAGGATAGCTTCCTGAGCAGTGACTCTTTGAAGACAGTGCGCGCACTGAGCCCTGTCTTAACTGGTGGAAGCGATGGTGCAGACACCGCAGACTGCAGCCTGCTGGAGCAGTACCTTTCCTCTGTGCAgcaaagggaggaggaggctgaagaGATGATCAGCGATAGAACAGAAACATCACAGCCCCCCTCACCAATCTCACCCGCTAAAACAGCACAATCCAACTCTCCTCCAGAGAAGACAGCAGAGAACCAATCAGAAATCCGGGGAAAGGAAGGAACAACTTTACACCCTGTCTGAGAGTCTGCCCCTGGCAGACGCCTGTACAGATCTACTAAGTGTATGTGAATTGGCACAGAGTGTAGGACTGAGATGCTGCACTCATCTTGATTATTGACCCAGACTCAAATTACTGCACTCAAGACTGAAACCGGAACAGGGTTGAAAATGGTACCTTACTGTGAATGTAGcgcctgttttgttttttttttctactcagATGTGTTATTTAATGgatgtttttatctttcttgAAACACAGTGATTGTGATGTAGCTTCAGACTGTTTTGGCAACCTGAAACTAATTTTATGATCCCATACTTTGACCAGGTTATTTCATCTACTGATGAAAAGACCAGACGTTTTCTCTTTATTGGTATCCACAGAGTTATTGATAAACTACGGTAAGTCAGATTAGGAATTGATGTGTTTAATGTAGTGCACTAGTAACCACAATTGTATACTATACATAAGTAACACTAAGCATACTACTGTGACAAACAGTGTTAGATCAATATTTATATCACATTACCTGATGATTAATACAAAACTGTTGTAGCATTGTAATCTTcataagaaaatgtaaataaatctgCACTTATAATTTTCTAAATATTCTTGTTTGGTTTCATAttatgtcaaaatgttttattgatcaAGTAATTTAATTCTCTCTCAAATCAGTTTATTCTTAATTCAAAACAATCAATTTATATTGATTAGAGATAGAATCATCCTTTTATATTGGTTACACTTGTGATTTTTACACTTTGACATGTAAAGCAGGTCTGTTGATAAAAAAGATGAATCTTCTGTGACCAGAATAATTTTCAAAGGCCAAATTGTTTCagcacaacagaacaaaacagcagcaaatatgGAAGGACAAACATTTATGTGAATTTTATAATGTtctataatattttataatacaaATTCCACAATCCCCGTTTTAGTTTTGTAACTACTTTTAAAATTTGTGGAATGACATGTGTTGCCCGATTGATATGACTTCCTGCCAGGTTATTTCAGCAAGTAACAGCAGGAATGGGTTgtctgaaaaaaagaagagcCTAGCCAATTTTATAGCAACACACATAAATTATAGTGATTATTAAAGGTTAATATAAAGAATGTACTAATTCTTCATAGAATAGCATTAAGCTCAGTGTTTGGGTTGCCAAGTTTTGAGAAGTTCTCCTTCATTGTGACACTTTCATTGTCCTCTCAGCTTTTAATTCCTTAGGTTGTTCTCTCCAGAGGAATGCTTCACCATTTATCTTTAGAGGAACAGAATTAAAGTGCcatctttaaataaaatgatttatttataacaCACCTCGAGTTATTATTAAAAACGTTATTACAGGTAATGACCTATAGGAGATGTATACATGTCTTACTTTATTAATAAAGCCTTATCACAGAATTGGTACCACAATGCACCGCTGCAGGATAACAATTCCCTATTTTAACCACTAGAGGACGCAGTAGCAAGACTGATTCACCCCAGACCAGACCACCACCCCTGGGAGGTCTAGGCAGGACCACTACACCGGGGATGATGTGCATCCCACACCGCTGGTGCCCCCTCTGCCCCCGGGCAGCCGTCAGACTCATGCAGCCTCCTCCAAAGACGTGACGCTGCCTCCACACTTCAGTCCGCCGTCGTCCTGTGTGAGTATTACACGACCGAAACGTCAACTTTGCGGCAATTAAGGTTGTAAGGATGCACTTGGCTCACAAGACGAGACGATATTTGAATCCTGGTGTTGATGATGAAATACAGACCTGGAGAAACTGTCTTTTGTTCGACAGAAAGTCACAAAGCAAAACAGTGCAGGAGGGTTTTGAAACGATCATTCTTTTCAGTGAGAGACAGAACAATCAGCATCTTCTATGCAAATCCAGGGTCTGTAGATGTATAAACAAGTTGAAGTGCAGACATTTAAGAGCCTTTTTAGCGccacattaaattaaaacaggCTGTTCCCAAGTAAACAGTGACATCAGCTCGTCACGCCCCATGGTACGAATAGAAAAGTAAGGAGCTCTGGTGATGCACAGTCACATCAGCAGGTGGCGGTAAAACACCTGAAGCTGGCGTCAGCCGCCAATAcgcaccacagaagaagagcatGCCCGTCTATAAGTATTAGTGTTAGCTTTCCTTTGCTCGTCTGGGGCTTTTGCGTCGTTGTCAGCGATCGTAGCGAAGAAACGAGACTGTTAAGTGTTTCATCTTATTGTCTTCACGGGGATTAAGCCTGAATGATGAACCAGCGCTGTTTGATTGAAATGTAGTGGAAAAGGAGGCGGTTATGATCGATCTACACGATGAAGATCTACATGGATGCGTTTGTGATTGGATGAATAATTGGAGATCAGGAGCAGTAACTTTTGATTTGGATAAATTGCTTTTTAGCTGCAACGACTCCTGTCGATCAGGGGCTTTTGTTTCAGCAGTTAAGGGGAAATTTAAGGGAAAATTAAAACACAGAGTGACCTGTCAttgttttctgcagcactttaaaTATGTGAAGccttaattttattttagtgtctGTTCAATCTAGAGTTTCatatttgttaaaaacaaaaaggactTATCTAGGTCAGGTTTACAGACTTTCAGgtttatgaaaacacaaaacgaGGATGTTTttaacttctctttttttttctcactttcttttctcctttttcttctacTCCAGATGAGACAAGTTTGTGAGGAAACAGCGTGTTTCACAAATCATGTGAAACAACTGGAAACTCTAGTAAGTGGAGCTGGAGCTGGGCCTGTGTAATCAGACATAATGTCTTAGTGTTTATTGTTGGTGATAACCATTAGTAGATCAGCTGATTGGCCACCACACCTGTGTTAGTTGAGGGATCGAGTCTATAAAGGCTGCTCCCATGTTCATCCCCTGCTCGCTGCTCAGATACACTGAACATTAACAGGTATAAGAAAATAGTGATTCTTTCAGAAATATAGAGAAACTGGGTAATTTCTAGAGTTAGCTGGTTACTACAGATCATTTCGTCATAACATTGCTGTGATTGTTTCACAGTCTCAGTTCTGGAGGGAGTTTAAATGGGATTCCAGGTGTGAGCAGGAATTTCAAGCTGTGAAAGTTATTTTATGCAACTCTCCAGTTCTTGCTGCCCCAAATTTAGCTGCTCCAATCAAAACTGAGCTTGATGCTGAAGGGTTTGACTCAGGAAGACTGTGCAGGCTTTGGCTTTGTCATGGCCACTTCAACATTGTGAAGTGCAGcttagtgctttttttttttttggcagccTGTTGTGGTTTATACTGACCGTAACACTTTGGtgatttttcattaaatatttaacagcaaCCAGAGGTTAATGCACTGGGCAaagctctctctgtctctgtgtctgtctctctctgtctgtctctctctctctctctctctaaaaaagaaacaatcaaATTGCTCTGTGTTTGGACAAAGCTTTGCATTATCTTCCATCAAGGCTGATTTTTCTGGCTGTCTACATAAACATGAATTGTCTGTGACTGTGTCCTTTTGTTGAAGCTGAATATGTgctggttttctgttttctctgtcttggTCTTTGACAGCGTTCATTCGTAAGGTGATGAAGGAATGATGCCATCACCGTGGTGACAGCAGAGCGAAACAGGGCCTGATCATGGGAGACGGAAGGAGGTCACCATGCACCGAAATGTGTCTAAGTATGCTCTCATCTTTCTTTTCCTAGCTGCGTCTGGACTCGTCTTCCTGCTGCGCAACATCCACACTGTGGAGGTGAGGACTGTTTACACATGatgtgtgttaaatgtgttttctcagtgGCCTTCTCATGACTTTTTATCTTCCAATATTTTACATACCTGTTTAATAAGGTTATCAGGACAGCTCTTGGTATGCTTCTGTCAGTGAATGTTCCTCTTTTTCTCATCAGAACTGGAATTGCCACACAATTTCAGCCCTCTATCAGCTCCAGAGCAAGATCCAGTCATCCATCATCCCAGTGAATCTCCCTACCTTTTATCACAACCGCACCTTCTGTGCTCATCTGGGCCAGAAACCGTCCCCTGAAGATGAACTGGAAGAGCGCTACCTGTTGGACTCTGTTTCCTGGCCGGGGCCTCCCTCTACTTTTACAGCCCTGCGCCAAACGAGTGACCCTGTGCACAGTCTGTTTGCCATCCTTCCcacaaaaggaggaaaagagtgGCATGTGGGTGACCAGCTGGAGGTCCTCGTCCAAATGCACGACTTCCAGGGTCGTCCCAAGCACTATGGTGGGGATTTCCTTTTGGCCAGACTGCACTCTCCAGAGCTTGGAGCAGGTGTAGCTGGCACAGTTCTGGACCACAAAAACGGATTCTATTCTGCTCTGTTCCCGCTCCTCTGGGTGGGATCAGCGCGAGTTGAGATTACGTTAGTCCACTCCAGTGAGGCTGTTGCAGTCCTGCGGCGACTGAGGGAAGAACGACCTGATCGGGTGTTTTTCAAGAGCTTGTTCCGCTTGGGTTTCTTGTCTGAAACTACCGTGTGCAACATGTGTTTGCCCCCTGACCAGCAGCCTCTGTGCAACTACACAGACCTTTACACAGGCGAACCCTGGTACTGCTACAAACCCAAAATGCTCAGCTGTGACAACAGAGTCAACCACGCCAAAGGAGGCTACCTGAAACACCTCATCACCAACAAAGAAGTATTGCTCTTCCAGAGGTTTGTAGTGTTAGAACGATTATATTGTTTGAACATTCTGTATATTTGTTTGATCAAAGAATAAGCCAGctgactttttgtgttttttcttactttaaaCAAACcccatgaaaaaaacaaaaacagtcgATTTATTTGGTCAAGTATTTTCTCTGTAACCaaatacaaaatgtacaaaagccATTGAAAACGCATACATGAGCCACATCATTATAGTAGCTGATTTAATATGATAAACATGGAAAATGTAGTTCTGTCAGTCTCAAGTagtgttctgctgctgtagaTAATCTCTAGCAGACCAAATGTGGATGAATCTGCCCCTGAAACAGATACGCTATTCACTCTACTTTaagctgtttttgaaaaaaacaacaatgccCAGCTGAGTGAGTAAATTCCttgtgaactgtgtgtgtgtgtgtgtgtgtgtgtgtgtgtgtgtgtgtgtgtgtgtgtgtgtgtgtgtgtcagacagactgGGGAGGTCGAAGTTATTGACACACATTCTAACAAAttgttagattttatttttcatgggatttgttgaatTTATCAACTTGAATTTGTCTTTAACACtgaacaattctttttttttgtgtgtgtgtttttttttttttttttttcttagtggaGTAAACATCAAAGTTCACATACCTGCTTTAGGGCTGGACAGAATCAATGTGCTGCCTGCCAGGAAAGGTATACCCGCAGAGTAATGTTTGAGTCATTTCACGGTTTGTGTATGCATCGATTTGTTTCCATTAACTAATCCTGTCTGCAACatatttcactctgtgtcaAATGAAGTAGAGGTAGAAAGCAGCAGTAGAAAACCAGAATCTATTAACCTAGAACCATCTGGATATTACTACGAGGACACGTGGAGGCCATTAAGTGGGGTTACAAGGCGCCAGTTCAACAGCTCCTCTGCCGTCACTCGGTGCTTGAAGAACAAGTTGATCTACATGTATGGAGACTCCACCATCAGGCAGTGGTTTGAGTACCTCACTGCTTTTGTACCAGGTGAGGTTTGTCAGCTTGTCTCATCTTTCAGTTTTCCACTTTGCATTTTGCCATCTGTAACTTCCATCTATTCCACTCTTCTCAGAATTAAAGGAGTTCAACCTACACAGTCCTAAAAACGTTGGGCCTTTCATGGCAGTGGACAGCACTCATAATATTCTCTTGAAGTACCGCTGCCATGGCCCACCAATCCGATTCACTACTGTCACGTCCAGCGAGTTGCGGTACATTTCAAACGAGCTGGACGGCCTCCCTGGGGGTCCCAACACTGTCGTTGCCCTCAGCATCTGGGCCCATTTCAGCACGTTTCCTGTGGAGGTATACATACGGAGGCTGCGTCACATACGGCAGGCCCTGGTACGACTTCTGGACCGAGCACCAGGGACATTTATTGTGATCCGCTCAGCCAATCTCCAAGCCCTGGACCAGGAAGTGAGCCTATACAACAGCGACTGGTACTCCCTGCAACTGGACAAGGTTCTCAGGGCCATGTTCAAGGGAATGAACGTTCTGCTGGTGGACGCCTGGCAAATGAGTTTAGCACACCACCTCCCCCACGCCCTCCATCCACCCCCACccatcatcaaaaacatgataGACATGTTTCTGTCTTATATTTGcccagagaagaaaaaaagccaaCTTTAATCATTAAAATAAGTATTCTCCAAAGCTACATGCCCCTTAAATGATCTGCTAGTACTGATTACTGTATATGATTCCAGGATTGCAAAAGAGTGTGAGTGAGTCATTATTgcctatttgtttttttctgttgcatgtGTACGTATGTATAGTATTTTTCAGTTGGTCTTATTGTGTGTTAATCTTTCAAGATCATCGTTTGTACTCTGTCTTCACTGTTTCCAAAACTAACCAGTACAGTAGAATGACTGTACtgttcagtgtttaaaatgttttatgttctcAGCCAcactgcttttcacccaaagagagctggaataggctccagcagatccctgtgaccctggttaaggaataagtgagtatagaaaatggatggatggatttgtcatgtaagcacttttttttttttttttttttgagggtcTATAAGAAAAAGCTTGATTGATTAATTGACCTTTACATGTGTTTTAGATAACTCTTACATTCatagtgaatttttttttttttttttttattggaggAATAATTTAGTCAGTTCTTTGTATATGTGGACAAAATGCTGCATGttgtctgttcatctttgaaAGATTATAAAGGGAGTGACACTTTTCATTTAGTGATCAGGTCAGTGTTATACAAATGTGCCTTCTGTCTGTGCCTGACAACCATCAGTCATAATTTTTTACAGCAGAGTAAGTGTATTTGCAGACCATGACTGTTTGGAGCCATTACCATGCGCTTTCTCAATCTGGGTGTTAGATCAAGTGTTGATAGGTGGTTTGTGCTGTAGCTGGATGATAGGTCTGTACAGTATTAATATAATATGGGACTAAATATCAGAATTTGCATGAATATAAACATCTTTTATGATGCTGTTCCCTTTGTCAAAAGAAGGTGGGCTGAGAGGGCAGCACTGTTAGGAGCCTACAGAGGGTGGGATGCCTGTCACATGTCATATTATAAAAGGGAAATTATGATTCACATGCTTTGGAGAACTgatgctcaaaaaaaaaaaaaaaaaaacatttgtcattcAATAACATGCTtccatctcatctcatttcatttcagaaagCTTGAATCATGTTAGATGCTGATGTTAATGCTACAGAGTAACAACTTTACCTGATGACACTGGactgatttaaataaaaaggcAGCAGCACTTAAAAAAGGAGTTAATCTTGTCCCTGATACTGACTGCAGAAAAATATGTTCAGAGCTGTTATGTGTTCCAGCATTACAGTATGTTGCCCTTCATTTGCTTTTAAACTCTATTACAGtagatattaaatatttatccaGGCTATAGTCATAAGATATATTAGCAGCTTGTGAGTCcaccaacaggaagtgaaacaggAGACATTTAAGGTTCAGTTACAAAACACAGCTTTTCCATAACAAGTCTCGTATTATCGAACTACCTACAGTTACAGTATTGTATTTTCACTGCCATTAGGATcgaaaatgtgtgaaataattCACAAACTGACAAAATGCAATAAATCTCTTagattttaactttatttaaaaagtttcaTGTTCCCTTCGAAAAACAAGCATATCTGAGTCCTGAAGCTTGCAGAGCATCATGTTCTCTATGAAGAAAAGATAATCAGGAACTttggaaaacaacacacagctctgtacagaactaaaagaaaatgtgctactgtcaaaaataaaacatcatcatCCTGATGGTAACACTCAATCCCTAATGCCTCCTCTGAACACATGTTCAAGAAAACACCGTCTCCAATCAGAGAGTAACGGATTCTCACAGGCCAGCAGAGACAGGAACAGAAACACTGGCTAAGTCTGGAGTGTTTTTAGTTCTGTGTGTAGGTTAAAATGTGCACGCATTGATAGGAGTGAAGAAGAAGCAGCTATGGAGACGAGGCAGGTGCCTGGTCCAGAGAGCGGGTTTAACAAACTGACattaaccctgaactctgagcTGATGAACACTTTAATCCAGGGGTGCTAAAATTGTTCATGTGTGAAACAACAATACACATGTatctttgaaaaaaacaaaacaaatgcagcatTGAGTACAGAGCGCGAGTACACTGAAGCTATGTTGTGTTTCTGGAATACACCCAGGATCTTTGCTACccactggacaaatacagatgtCCTAACTCAGAATATGGAGCAGGGAAGTCCTGAGGTCACACAGAGAGGCACTAAGAGTATCGGTTAAAttgttcaaaatattttttaagctTGAAAACAAATCTTCTGCTCATTTGTGTTAAGGAAAGAGGATGTATTGTGCGTTATTTTTGAACCACTGCTTTGATTTTTCATGCACCAGCGATTCATCTCTCGAAAACGTGACGTTGAGTCACTGCAACCACTGAATACTGCAACATCGTAACTAGAATATCTAAAGAAACAATGTAGTTTAAGTTTTGGAGTTCTAGAGGACATTTTTATGATATTTGACATGGTGATATGCAGCTAAAATACTTTTCTCACAGACCTTCAGAGAaccgatttaaaaaaaaaaaagtacagcactgtaagataaaaaaacaatttgtgcGCAAAAGTCTGGCGTAAATAATCCTTAACATATGCAGTA
Proteins encoded in this window:
- the nxpe3 gene encoding NXPE family member 3 isoform X1 translates to MHRNVSKYALIFLFLAASGLVFLLRNIHTVENWNCHTISALYQLQSKIQSSIIPVNLPTFYHNRTFCAHLGQKPSPEDELEERYLLDSVSWPGPPSTFTALRQTSDPVHSLFAILPTKGGKEWHVGDQLEVLVQMHDFQGRPKHYGGDFLLARLHSPELGAGVAGTVLDHKNGFYSALFPLLWVGSARVEITLVHSSEAVAVLRRLREERPDRVFFKSLFRLGFLSETTVCNMCLPPDQQPLCNYTDLYTGEPWYCYKPKMLSCDNRVNHAKGGYLKHLITNKEVLLFQSGVNIKVHIPALGLDRINVLPARKVEVESSSRKPESINLEPSGYYYEDTWRPLSGVTRRQFNSSSAVTRCLKNKLIYMYGDSTIRQWFEYLTAFVPELKEFNLHSPKNVGPFMAVDSTHNILLKYRCHGPPIRFTTVTSSELRYISNELDGLPGGPNTVVALSIWAHFSTFPVEVYIRRLRHIRQALVRLLDRAPGTFIVIRSANLQALDQEVSLYNSDWYSLQLDKVLRAMFKGMNVLLVDAWQMSLAHHLPHALHPPPPIIKNMIDMFLSYICPEKKKSQL
- the nxpe3 gene encoding NXPE family member 3 isoform X2 produces the protein MHRNVSKYALIFLFLAASGLVFLLRNIHTVENWNCHTISALYQLQSKIQSSIIPVNLPTFYHNRTFCAHLGQKPSPEDELEERYLLDSVSWPGPPSTFTALRQTSDPVHSLFAILPTKGGKEWHVGDQLEVLVQMHDFQGRPKHYGGDFLLARLHSPELGAGVAGTVLDHKNGFYSALFPLLWVGSARVEITLVHSSEAVAVLRRLREERPDRVFFKSLFRLGFLSETTVCNMCLPPDQQPLCNYTDLYTGEPWYCYKPKMLSCDNRVNHAKGGYLKHLITNKEVLLFQSGVNIKVHIPALGLDRINVLPARKEVESSSRKPESINLEPSGYYYEDTWRPLSGVTRRQFNSSSAVTRCLKNKLIYMYGDSTIRQWFEYLTAFVPELKEFNLHSPKNVGPFMAVDSTHNILLKYRCHGPPIRFTTVTSSELRYISNELDGLPGGPNTVVALSIWAHFSTFPVEVYIRRLRHIRQALVRLLDRAPGTFIVIRSANLQALDQEVSLYNSDWYSLQLDKVLRAMFKGMNVLLVDAWQMSLAHHLPHALHPPPPIIKNMIDMFLSYICPEKKKSQL